One Leopardus geoffroyi isolate Oge1 chromosome E1, O.geoffroyi_Oge1_pat1.0, whole genome shotgun sequence genomic window, TTGTGGGTAAGAGCCTTGATTTCAAACGCTGATCTCTCCCTTGCTAACAAAACCGCTTTGGAGCGTGTGGATCATGTCCTGCGTATGCCTGTAACCCCAGTACCTAGTACCGTGCCTGGCACAGTCTTGGTGCCCAATGATGTACCATATCAGGGGGTGTCAAAGGCCTGAGATTCCTGGTCCTCTGCTTGGTCAGTTTCCCATCCTTGACCCATACATCCAAGTAGCTGCCCGTGCGTTCTCTCAGCCTTTTTTTGTCGCCCCCAGGTTGAGCTGCATCAGAGTCCTTTTAGAGGAAGAGGCTCAGGACATTCCTCCCAACCTCACTCACACCTGAGATGCTCCAGCCAAGGTCTGAAGCTTGACTCCTTCCTGGTCCCCGAGCCCCCAGCCACAGTCTGCACACCCAAGCTGGCAAGCGGGGTGAGTTGGGATGGGAACACCGGCttagtttttatttccataattgttgaatgaaaaaaaaaaaaaaacaaccttcacTCCCCAGTGGAGAAACCCCTCCTCTCACGGCCCTAATACCCAGCCCTTCTTGGGGAAGAGAGAGTCTTCTCAGGAGAATTTTGCTTATTTACAAATATGCCTGCAAGAAACTGAACCAGTCTGGCCACTCCCCTTGCTGAGGGGCTGGCAGGCACAGGAGGCATCAGAGCCGGAGGCAGCCTGAACTGATCTctgggaagcaggctctgtcttaTCCCTATCTTACACGGCCACTGGGCTAAGAAGTGTGCACGGGCCTCAGGGCCTCTCACTGCTCCACGGGGAGCCCCAGCCTGCTTGGCCTTTCCAGGCCTCCCTGTAGGAGTGAATCCAGACGGGCCCAGAGAACTCCTTCTATCCTGGAGTACATGTTTGGAGGCTCCAGGGTGCCTACAGCACTGGGGTCCTCAGCTAGGAAGGTGGAGTGGGAGGGGAGCTACCCTGGGGAGCCCTCCCACACCCCAGACGCCGGCTAGAGAAATGCCCTTGCCTGAGGCTCCAGCTGTGGGTTACTCCCCAGTCATGGGCTTTGGGAATTAAAGGAGTCCTTCTTGCCCTTGGAGCCTTACCCTTTTTTGTATCGATGCCCTGGGAGAACCGTgggatttgtccaaggtcacccttGCAGGGCCGTCAGGATCAGGACCCAGATGGGTGGGCCCTTAGCCATTCTCACTCCTCACTCTGAGGAATGGTTACAACCCACGGAGCAAAACGCTCTGGGCCGGGGGCAACGGGGAAAGGGTGAAGCGATTCGGGAGAGCCCAGGGTTGGCAGAGTCACCCcgtttccctccttcctgccgaTACGGGGGCCGAGGACAGCAAATCCACCAGACCAGCTTGAAGAACAGTAGGGCGGCTGTCTCTCGGTAATGCCACTCTCCTCACCACCACGTCCCAGATCGCCAGGCCAAGGCCTTCTCCTCAGCACTCGTGGGTACTTCCTGGATGACCAGCCAAATGTCACAAAGTGACATCTTCCCCCAAACCCATTTCTTCTCCCAGACTCCTCACCCAGGTTGACGGCAACATCACCTACCTGGGAACCAAACTGGCCGCCTGAGGGTGAACCGTTGATCTTAAGCTCCACATGCAATCGAAGCCCAGGTCATGGCCCCTCTACCCCCTTTCCACACCCCCCAGCTCCAGAGGGGCTCCCCCGGGGGCCACTTCATGGGGAGGTGGAGTGGTGCCGTGGCACCATGGCTAGGGGTAGGGTCCCAGAATCAGACGGACCTGGGTTTGAAGCCTGCGCTGCCACTGACTCaccgtgtggccttgggcaagccattTCACTTcagtgggcctcagtttcctttttgtgAAATAGGAATAACAATAGTACGTACTTCTTAGGGCTATTGAGAATCTAACTGACATGGTGAATATATTGCATAGGGCCTGTCCAGTGTTCCAGCCTGATAGACGGTTACCTGCTGGTGTTAGTTCATCCCCATCGCTTGCCCACGCTGTTGCTGTAGCCTCCGTcccatgcccctcccccggcccgtACTCCGCCCCCATACACCCCTTCACCGTGCTGCCTAAACTATCTGCCACCTTGTCCCCAGGGAGCTGGAAAATGCAGACACGATCATCCGACTTCTCGGCTTAACATCTCTCTGTGGCTCTCCTGGCCCACCAGGTAACCCTTCTAGAATCGATTCCCTCTACCTACCTCTAACCCTGTCTTCCAGCTGTCCGCCCCACGCACATGCTCCGTGCTCCAGCCtgggctgcctcctccaggaccCCAAGTGTTGGTCCCTGGTGCCTTTTCGCTTGTTCACCATCTGCCTGGAAGTTTTTATGCCTCGACTTCAACTCCTGTTTTTACCTAAAGAACTCCTTTCCATCTCACAAAACCCAGATTGTGCCTTCTTATCTAAGAAGCCCTCGAAGCGCCCATTCCCctgccattcccccccccccccacttacctGGTGACACCTGTGTGATTGCGTGTATTCACCTCTCTTGTGCCCATCTTCATCTTTGTACGCCAGCATCCAGCACGGGTCTGACGCATAGAAGGtgctcctcggggcgcctgggtggctcagtcggttaagcggccaacttcggctcaggtcatgatctcacggtctgtgagttcgagccctgcgtcgggctctgtgctgacagttcagagcctggaggctgtttcagattctgtgtctccctctctctgaccctcccctgttcatgctctgtctctccctgtctcaaaaataaataaaatgttaaaaaaaaattttttttaaaagacgaaaaaaaaaaaaggtgctccaaaggtttttatttattttttttttaagtttatttatttattttgagattgagattgagagagaaagcagggcaggggcagaaagacagacagaatcccatcACCCGCACCACCAGCGTGGAGTCTgacagtggggctcgaacccacgaaccgcgagaccatcacctgagccgaaatcaagagtcggatgctcaaccaactgagccacccaggcacccggtgccccaaagattttttttgagtGATTGAACAGAACCAGCCAACCTCCTCCAACGGTCCTAAATGTGTCATCGGGTCTCTGGGACCTgacacctgtttttttttcaagtgcccTGCTCTCGTTTCCTGTATATGGAGAGGAACATTCACATACACCGCACGGATGCACACCCACCCcacctgcatgcacacacaaacacacacatattcttGTTCTCTCCTCGGACTTCAGCCTGTAGATCTGTGCTGGCTTTTGCGGTAACCCCTAACCACGTGTAGCTCTGGAGCCCTTGAAATGAGGCTAGTCTGAACTGGCATGTACAGTAAGTGTAAAATATACACTGAATTTCGAAGActtgtttgcaaaaaaaaaaaaaaaaaaaaaatccaaaatatctCAAAAATTTTATATCGATTACTGGTTGAAATGACAATATTGTATCTGTGTTGAGtcaaataaaagatattattaGAATCCAGCTCACCTGTTTCTTGTGGCTGCTTCATGTGGCTACGACAAAATGAAAGTCACCTATGAGGCTCACATGACCTTTCTGTTGGACAAGCAGGGCTCCAGATGTTCAGGGAGCCGTAGGTCCCTTCTTTCTCCAGGAGATGGCGATCCCTCCCTGCCTTTGACACCTCCGTTCCAGAAAGGTCTGGAAGGTTCCTGAGGAAACTGCCCTGTGTACTATGTCAGATATTGAACCCCCAGTAAGGACGGGGCTCCACTCAGCCCTGCAGTGAAACCAGCCTATCTATGCAAATGAGGCTTCAAAATAAATCCACAGGAAGTCAAGAAGCTAGACGCCATCCTCCTCAACGGAAGAATCAACACCTGTTGATAGACACCTACTCTGGGGGACACACTTCCACTCTCACCCCGGGCTCTGTTTTCCAGGGGTTCATAAAGCCTGTTGGGGAGATGGGCGGCAGCGGATACGATGACTGTCCTGAAGGAGGAACAAAGCCTGGCCTTTCACCTCCATTCAGGACACCTGGGAAGGGCCACCCCGACTTCGGAGCTTCTCCTGGGATCAGCTGAGGTCTCTCCTGGAACTTCCTCATCAAGGTTaaacttctccctcctcccacttctGCTGCCCTTGCTCCCTGAGGACACTCCCAGTAAACATCCTCAGAGTCTTTAAGTCTGTTTCCTGGGCAATCTGACCCATAATTGGTGCCAAGTGTGGTCCTAGGGAACAGACCCTGAAAGGGATtctagaggggctcctgggtggctcagtcggttgagcgtccgactcttggtttcggctcaggccgtgatctcatgaaatcatgatctgtgagttcgagccccaccgtGGGCTtctcgctgacagtgtggagtagcttgggattctctctctctccctctctctctctctctctctgccccttctcctcttgccctctctgtctctctcaaaaacaaataaataggagcgcctgggtggctcagtcggttaagcgtctggctttggctcaggtcataatcttgcagttcatgagttcgggcctcgagtcgggctctgtgctggcagctcagagcctggagcctgctttggattctgtgtgtctctctccccccgccccccactcatgATCCGTCTCTGAAGAACAAacattaaatcttttaaaaaataaagaaataataagcaaataaataaaaatttttaaaaatgaatgggaTTCTACAGCTGCATCATCCGCCTCCTAATGAGGAGCTCCATCAGCAGTCAGAAGGAAAtgcggttaaaaaaaaaaaaaaaagaagaaaatctcaggCATTTGCAAGGCACGGGAGAGTGGTCATTATAAGGACTACGGCATCTCATGACTGTTGCTGGGGGCAGTCGCACTAGAGGCAGTGAAAAGCTACGGGTGATGGGTCACCAATTCAAAGCTCAGTATATAAGCCAGAGGGTCTCCTGGGTAGAAACGCACCTCCCGAAGTTAGGGAACAGAGAAAAGTAGGGGATCAGGTTCTGGACTTAATCAGGCCAGCAGAACCCCAGAGGAGGCTGAATTCCCAAACTTGGTGAGTCAGCTATGCCAAGGAGGACCCTAATTGGGAAGAAGGGGGACTCTGAGACACCTGGGGATATCTGGATTGCTGTGCTCGAAAATCGCAAAGCCTTGAGAACATCTCCTTGAGCCTTCTGGACCCTCACAGGTGTGGCCCCCCTCCCGCCCGTGACAGATTATTGCTTTCTCTTTGCCGGAAGACAAGACTCTTCCTTGTAAGACAAGCgccaaccctcccccactcccggaCCCCAAGGGTCTACTCTATCTCCTCTGTTTGGACCAGATCAATAGCTGGGTCTCAATCACAGCATAACCCAGCTGGTGACGTGCTGGGCCACCTAAGGGAGGAGAAAGGCTGTACCTGGAAGGGCCTGCAGGTGCCAGCCGCTGGCACTGACAGGAGCTGGGAGAACGTGCGACTGGAGTCAAGGACACGGGGCCAAGAGGGGCAGAACGTCAAGCTGGATAAGGTGAATGCGTAGTTCTGGGAACACTTCTCCCCACAGCAGGATTTATCACCCTGTCAAGGACCCCGGAAGTTGGCGCTAACACACCGCCAGGGCGGCTGTTGGCAGCTTGGAGAGAATGATCCAAAAGCACCCGCCCCCTGGCTGGCAGGGCTGCTCTCAGTTCAGGAAGCTTCCTCAACCAAGGTCAATGCAGGGCAAAGAGGCCTGCCCCCTGCTTCATTCAATCTGGGTGTCTCTGAAGGGCTTCCTGGCTCCTGAGCTCCCACGAGATGGGCTGAGGCCTCTGTGGCAATGACATCAACATGACGGACCTCTCCCTCCACCCAGGGCTGCTTCCCCTGCTCCCTGACAGGGTCGGCCCCCGAGAGCTCTCCCCAGCGAGACTGCTGCGTGCAATCCTCTATCTCGGTTTCTGTTTCCCGGGAGCCTGCACGTAACAGACTAagtttgaaaaggaaaactaGGCAAAATGTGCTCAGTGCAAGGCGTGCAGGGCAGATCTGAAGTCCAGGGAAGGAGTTAAGAGAAACAAGCCGCCCTCAAAACCACCAAATAATCGCAAccagtggggcatctgggtggctcagtcggttcagcgtccaactcttggtttcggctcaggtcatgatctcgtggttcgtgagttcggccccacgccgggctctgcgctgacagcacggaggctgcttgggatcctctgtctgcccctctctctctgcctctcccccactcgctgtctctctctcgaaaataaataacataacagggctgccttccctgccccttcGGGCCTTTCCGTTGCTTTGCATGGAAAATTGGGGTCTCAGAGACATCATCAGAGTGTCTCTGGGCCCTGTGTCTCAAGGGGCCCACTTCTCAGTCTCCCCCAGGTGGACTCCCCCGGGCCCTGTAGTGGGAACCGGGCCATTATCACAttgaggagaggaggcaggatcAGGTGCAGCCCCGTGTGGGAAGTTCCCAGAGGTCCTGGGACCAGGGCGTCACTCACCTGGGCCCAGGTGGATGCTCGCTGCCacactgtgccaggctctgtgggtGCATCAGAGTCATTGCAGGTGACGGTgctggtgaggggagagggggatggagggataagatggggggtggggaagtctTGCCAATGGGTctgtgtgtctttaatttttatttattttatttattttttaattaaaaatttttttaatgtttattttttttttttttgagagagagagagagagagagagagcacaagcaggggaggggcagagagagagagagagagagagagagagggagagagagaatcccaagcaggctctgcactatcagcacagagactgattctgggcttgaactcacaatgagatcatgacctgagccaaaatcaagagtcagatgcttaaccgactgagtcaccaggcgccCCGGGTCAGTGTATCTTTAACAGGTGGCCTCTGCCCTGCTGTGACCTCTGCTTTGCCACCATGAGGCCACTCCCCTGCATCTGCCCtcacacctccccacccctctcttctGAAAGACTTCAAGGCCCCCAGGGGCCTCCGTGTTAAGAGCACCTGAGATCTCTTCTCCATTCTGGCTGCACTTGACGTTGCTGACTGCCCCATGGCTGGGACTCTGGGAAATGtctttgtccttttcctttcttcctgctaaTGTCTCCTTCCTCCCAAAGAGTGGACGTTCCTTAGCTTTCCTGTGCCAACACGCAGCCCCTCAGAACactctttcaggggcgcctgggtggctcagtcggttaagcatccgacttcggctcaggtcatgatctcgcagttcgtgagttcaagccccgcgtcgggctctgtgctgacagctcagagcctggagcctgtttcggattctgtgtctccctctttctctctgaccctcccccgttcatgctctgtctctctctgtctcaaaaataaaaaataaacgttaaaaaaaatttttttttaaaaaagaacactctTTCAGTACTCAGACATCCATCGTCTACTCCATCACGAGTATGGCCACATCTATACCCGTCATCCTTGCCGCTTCAGATCGTTAGTGGGATAGGGGTTCAGCTGGGTCAGAGGTGAGGCTGAGACAGGTGAGAAGTTAGGTAACATGACCcttgtgtgggggtgggggagtggggggtgtcTCTATGGGCCCTGAACAGCCTTGCTCCAAACTATCATAGAATGTTCTGGAGCCCTAAAGCAGGAAGCCAAGCCATCGCCCACGGTTTGCTTGGGACCAAAGAACCGTGTGGGAGAGAACCGAAGCCCAGCCCATAACTGCCATTCACATGTACATAGACCCGTCTGGTGGACTGGGAGACCAGACCGGAGGGAGTGAGGGCGGCACCCCTAAGGGGGAGACATCCAGCGAGAAGGAGTGTGGTTTGGAGGCCAACGGGCAGAGTCAGAACTGGGGAGCAGTGGTTACAGGACCCTTTCAAGGGAGCTGGTGCTTCTCAATGCGAGAAGACTGGCAAAGAGCAAAATtataccagggtgcctgggtggtccagtcagttaagcgtccgactacggctcaggtcatgagctcctggttcgtgggttcaagccctgtgttgggttctgtgctgagcctggcgtctgcttcagattctgtgtctccttctctctctctgtccctcccccccacctcaaaaataaacattaaaaaaaaaagagcaaaattatATCAATAGGGGATCTAAAAAGAAGCACCCTGAGCCAGTGGTCCCCACACAGGACACCGGGTCACACTGACTCCATCAGATACGCAGCTCACCTCTGGTTCTGCTGTTGGAGAGCCTGTGATGTCCTCTGTGATGCCTGTCACATAGATGGCCCTCTTCTCTTGCCCCCTGAGCCTGGACAGAGCCTCAGAAcatgcaggggggtggggggggcattcAGGGCAGAGGGCACTCTAAGGTGAGTCTGAGTTTCTGAAGGGAGTCCATTTCTCTTAGGGGGTCCCTACTGGGACCAGTCTCATCTTGGCAGGGCCCTCATGGAGTTCACAGTAGTTCTGGCCTGTTGCGGGAGGGTCggcgagggtggggggggggactcttGATCTGTTTTACACACTTGACCTCTGCCCAAGACTCCACTTGCAAAGGGGTGCAAAAGTTTGAACCCCTGCTCTGGGCACATGGCTAGGTAggcacgctctctctccccacaAGGCAGACAAACAGGATGCCAACCTACAGCTCGGAGAAcatatacctttcttttttttttttttttttaaataaactcaccacatgcggggcccgaactcatgaccCACAGACCCAGAGTCACATGCTTTGCTGACGGAGCCAGCCGGGCGCTCCTTGGAGAATGTGTACTTTGAACAGTGGTTCTCAGGCCCGGCTGCGCAGAGGAAGCCCCTGGGGGAGGAGCTATGCTCCCGAGGCCCTACCCCAGAACTTAAAATGAGAATCTCTGGGGAGGTGACACAGtgcttggaattttttaaagctcccagatGATTTCAAGGTGCAGCCAGGCACGGGAGCCCTGCTTTGAAGCCGGGGGAGTTGGATCGGTCACAGTAATGGCTAGCGACATCACACCATGATGTACACAAGGACTTCAGCCCTGCCCGAGGCTCGGACACCTTCTTCCCTGTGCCCCGGTGCAGGCACGCAATTCTTCCTGGTtccctcactgccccttccccggCCTGTGCTGACCACTCCCTTTCTCAGACCTCACAGACAGAGTagccagataaaacacaggatgcccaataaaatcagaatttaaaaaaaaatctatttttaactttgaataGAGTTGACCTAAATGTCGCATGAGTTTTAGGTGGAAATCAGAATTTTGGATCAacaatttttttagtgtaagtgtgtcccaaatattgcagGGGACAGACTTAGGAAAATTTGTCGtggggatggggcacctggggggctcagttggttaagtgtccgactttgggtcaggtcatgatctcccagtttgtgagttcggccctgtgcggggctctctgctgtagcacagagcctcctttggatcctctgcctccccccctctctgcccctcccctgctggtcctttctctctctctctctctctctctctctctctcaaaataaataaataaacttaaaaataagttatttgtggggcacctggctgtctcagtcagtggaatgcgtgactcttaatcttagggttgtgagttcgagccctaggtttgggtgtagagattacctaaaagtAACGTCTTtaggcagctctttctgcccgcagggtcctgtccccatgctgtGACAAAATCACCTTTCTGcaccaaaaaaaagtaaaaataaaatcctaaaaaaaaaaaaaagttgtttacctgaaattcgaATTTCACAGGGCTTCCtgcattttatttgctaaatctggcaccCTTATTCACAAGGTACATCCCTTGAGGCCACTCTGTTGGTCAGATGAATTTGATGACAGCTCCTCGTGGGGAAGGACACCCCGAGGTCCGGAAGCAGTTGGTGTTCCGACAGGCCTCCAGAGATCATCACTCAGCAAGGCTGGGACTAGAGACAAATGCAGTCACTCTTGACCTTTCTCTTAATTTCACTACAGAGGCgtccttctctgtctccgtcACCCCTGTGTGTCCGtcacccatctctctccctctcatcgCTGATGGCATACTGTCAGGTTCTTCAGTGGATGGGGACAGCtcaccctccctttccctcccctgcccccttggGGGATCAGGTCCCCCAGCTCAGCCATGTTTAGTATAATGTCCTGTCTTCGTCTCTGAGGTTCCGTGTGTCTAGAGGCGTTTTCCAGAAAGAATAGGGCCATACAGTGGTCAATCAGAAGAGAGGCAGATTCGATAGCCTGCTCTTCTCTGGTGGCTCTGGTGGCTCTGGGCGGTGGCGATGGGCATGAGGGGGCGCGGTGGAGCCACAGGGTCTAAGAAGGACAGAGAAGACCTTTCCTGAGACCTTGAGGTTGGAGGTAGAGGTGCCCAGCCCCGGTCCTGGACCTGTCTTCCCAACCAGGCCCGAAAGCCAAGCGTGAGGAGGTCTTCTGGGCGGTCCCGAGAGGTCTGTCGTGGGCCCCCAGAAGGGGAAAGACAGGAAGTGCCTGGTagcagttggggtggggggcacgttAAGCTCTGGGGGTTCTGCTGGGCCTCACACAGCAGAGAGGCCCTGGGAGGAAGGGATCCCACAGATAGGAGCGTGGGTGCGGGGGGCATCCGGGCTGGTCTGGGGACCCCGATGTCAGAGCCACGTAGGCGGAGCTCCCGGACCATGGCAAGAGCAGGCCCTCCTTCTGCGGCGGGTAGACAGGGCATCACCAGGGTGATGGCAGGGGGGCATGAGTCACTGAGGACCTCTTGCTTGTTGAGGCTGGTTTTTGTGACAGGTGATGAGCGAGCGGTGAGCGTGCGGCTTTGACTCTTACTTCTGGACCTGGGTCTTTTCCTCAGAGTGCTCTGGAAAGAGGTAGGCCGGTTAGATCCATGGAGGGGGTAATTTATGAGGGCAGGACGTAGAGGGGTGTGTCTGGTGATCAGTGGCTTGTCTCCGTCTACCCGGCAAGGTCTGAATACGGctgcctccagccctgcctgcctctccaggctGAGATCAGGGCATTTCCTCCCAAGGCCAATGGGACACCCACTGGCTCCCCTCGCTTTGGCAGACCCCGACCTGAGGACACAGTCTGATTGGTGGTCAGTAGGATTGTGAAGGCTCGGATCTGTCATGTGGAAAATCAACACACCCTGCAATTGCGTGACACAGGGGGACAGCCCGGGGTTGCCTTTCTGGCCTCGACGACTTGCTGGGAGGCTCTAAGCAGGTTCTTCAGCCTCTCTAagcctctgttcccttctctataaaatggggctaatactGGGCAGGCCTGTCATATGGATTAAAGGACACTCGTACCCGAGGCCCAGCACACGGTAGACGCCACAAAGGGTAGCACTCCCAGCCTGCAGAAGCTGAAAGGACCCTCAGAGGTGGGCTTGCCCAAGCCTCCAGAGCACAAAGGGTGAATGCCTGTCCCAGCCAGGCAGAGAGCCAGGGCCAGGATTAGAGCTGGACCCCTGAGGTTTTAGCCCTGTGCTCTCCCCGCCCCTGTCTGGGGCCTTCATCAATCACTGTAATCCCTTGTGCATCCAGGATGTCGTGCTAATGTCTGACAGGCAGAGACAGGGCACGGAGCCGCACAGCCCTGCTGGCTTTGTCCTGCTGGTGTGACAAGGAGGCGGGGCAGGGATTATAAATCGGTGGGAACATCCCATGTTCCCCAGTGACGCCTGCTGCAACAGGCGAGCTGCGCACCGAGAGGGCGTGCCagatctccccccccccgcccccgctcctgTGCCTGCGGACCACCTCCGGGGTGATCGGCTCTGTGGTGGGAACACTGGGCCCCTACTGAGCGTGCTGGTAAGTGGGACCCctgctcctggctcccagccttCAGGAACAGGAGCTACCCTGCCTGGGGCTTCTGGATGTAGGGAGAAAAAgtagcagggggcggggggggggggggggggggggaggggggccggtgCGGCAAGGCCCGTATGGAGGCCATGGGCTTTTTAAGGGAAGGATGGCCTCCTCTAAGAATCCCCAGggtattttgggagagacacGGCGCCACAGGGGCACAGCGGCTGAGCCAGGGGCAGGGCGGGAGGGGTCTCGCTGCTCCCCAGGCCGGCTCCCTTCTCCGTCAGACTACCCCTGCACTCCTGATGCCTTCCGCATGCGTGCACGGTCCAGTCTGAGGCCATCTGAGTAAATGTGAAGGTTCCCTGAGAACCCGCTTTGGTTAAGGGCCTTTTGCTCCAGGGCCAAGGGCCGAACCCGCCTGGAAAGCTGGAGCCACGGTATCTTTCACCCAAAGGACCAAAAAGTCTCCTTCTGGGCAGATAAGACCAACTGTGTCAGAAGTGGTCGGTGGCCACCCGTCCCCAGGCTCCACAGAGCCCTGCCCACCCTTCCCACCGCCTCCTGAGACCTGGGTGTCCCTGGAGGGCAGTGAGGCCAGATCTGGAGGTGTGGAAGGGCTGTTCCGCGGGTACTTCTGTCTGAGACGGaaaggggggggagagggcaCCAATGTTTACGGCCCCCAGGGTCTGCTTTGGGACTCACCTGACCCCAGGTCCGGCCACAAAAGGCAAGACGCGCCGTCACCCCGGCCGGCCCCTATCGGAGAGGAGGACCGTACCCCTGACCCTCGCTCCTCCCCGATAGGTGCCGCGGGACCCTTTCCGGCCACCAAGGCCACTTCTGAAGCTGGGGCACCCGGGGACGCACCAGCATCCAGGATGTCCACACAGAGCACGTACCCGCTGGAGCCCGAGGCCTCGCAGCTGCAGCCGGAGACCCCAAAGGCCCCGGGCCACCAGCGGCGTCATACGCTTCCCGCCAACGAGTTCCGCTGCCTCACCCCGGAGGATGCTGCCAGCGTGTTTGAGATTGAGCGTGAAGGTGAGTGGGCCCCGCACAGGGTCTGGAAGCTGACGCGTCTGTCCATGGGGAGGAGCCCCTGTCCTCGGTGGCTGGGCCCCCAGAGTATCAGatcgagtgtgtgtgtgtgcgtgtgcgtggggATGGGAAGGGCCCCGAATCCCGCTTTcctatgggggaggggtggggagtgggaaagCACACCTGGGCTTCTGAGCAGATGCTCGGTGGCCAGTGGCATGTGGCATGGTGACCGCTGAGTCACACGCCGTACCTCCCCTTGCagccttcctctctgtcctgggCATCTGCCCCTTGTATCTGGAGGAGATCAAGCACTTCCTGACCCTGTGTCCAGAGCTGTCCATGGGCTGGTTCCAGGAGGGCCGCCTTGTGGCTTTCATCATCGGCTCGCTTTGGGACCAGGAGAGACTCACTCAGGTGAGGGCAGGCACCCCGGGGCTGTGATTTCTTCCTCTGGGCCTCTCCCGGGTCAAAAGGACCCACCTCTTTGGAGGGGACGGCTCCCAGTTTGGGGCCCTCCTTGGGTAGGAATGGAGCCCCGAT contains:
- the AANAT gene encoding serotonin N-acetyltransferase, with translation MSTQSTYPLEPEASQLQPETPKAPGHQRRHTLPANEFRCLTPEDAASVFEIEREAFLSVLGICPLYLEEIKHFLTLCPELSMGWFQEGRLVAFIIGSLWDQERLTQESMTLHRPGGHTAHLRVLAVHHTFRGQGKGSILMWRFLHHLGRQPAVRRAVLMCEDALVPFYQKFGFRLVGPCAITLGSLTFNELQRSMWDHASRRRNSGS